One Gadus morhua chromosome 1, gadMor3.0, whole genome shotgun sequence DNA segment encodes these proteins:
- the slc17a9b gene encoding solute carrier family 17 member 9b encodes MAIIQKHGKNSCPQLVCNKETHPHDKSGVSGCQKKWPEQNAHWSRPLARTWTVVLLFGTCLLYCARVAMPICSVSMAQQFNWTKRESGMVLGSFFWGYCFTQVLGGYVSDRVGGEKVLLLSAAAWGAMTAFTPVLAHFCSQPIFSMTLARFLMGLLQGVHYPSLASLCSQKVVESERGFLMSTVGSGSYLGTLIIGGAGSLMLDVYGWESVFYLTGLLSVLWAYCMWKCLLKGEGPIITLESLGSGGSQSKLTKRHWLRLFKQPAVCAVIVAHLCTASTFFTLLSWLPTFFKDTFPDAKGWVFNVIPWLVAIPSSLLSGCLSDHLICQGFDTASVRKLMQFFSMGVTSVFTILLCGTSTFPWAVAFVSITMGLTTFSHSGVSVNVQDLAPSCAGSLFGVMNTCGAFSGVLMVYFSGYLIESTGSWASVFFLITVVNLFGLFTFLAFAEARRVDIDSAKQRYNHIHI; translated from the exons ATGGCAATTATTCAAAAACACGGAAAGAACTCTTGTCCACAACTGGTCTGCAATAAGGAAACCCATCCACATGACAAGAGCGGGGTCTCTGGATGTCAGAAGAAGTGGCCCGAACAGAATGCCCATTGGTCAAG ACCCCTGGCGCGGACATGGACCGTTGTCCTGCTGTTCGGGACGTGCCTGCTGTACTGTGCCCGTGTGGCAATGCCCATCTGCTCCGTCAGCATGGCACAACAGTTCAACTGGACCAAGAGGGAGTCAGGCATGGTGCTGGGCAGTTTCTTCTGGGGCTACTGCTTTACACAAGTCCTCGGGGGATATGTTAGCGACAG GGTTGGAGGGGAGAAGGTCCTACTCCTGTCTGCCGCAGCCTGGGGGGCTATGACCGCCTTCACACCGGTGCTGGCCCACTTCTGTTCTCAGCCCATCTTCTCCATGACCCTGGCTCGTTTCCTCATGGGACTGCTTCAAG GGGTACATTATCCTTCTCTGGCAAGCTTGTGCTCTCAGAAGGTAGTGGAAAGTGAGCGAGGTTTTCTGATGAGCACCGTTGGCAGTGGCTCCTACTTGGG CACGTTGATCATTGGAGGGGCGGGCTCTCTGATGCTGGACGTGTATGGCTGGGAGAGTGTGTTCTACCTGACaggcctcctctctgtcctaTGGGCATACTGCATGTGGAAGTGTCTACTTAAAGGGGAAG gtCCGATTATCACACTGGAGTCCCTTGGAAGTGGTGGATCTCAGTCCAAACTGACCAAGAGACACTGGCTGCGCCTCTTCAAACAACCGGCTGTGTG TGCAGTGATTGTTGCTCACCTCTGCACAGCGAGCACCTTCTTCACTCTGTTGTCATGGCTTCCGACTTTCTTTAAGGACACGTTCCCTGATGCAAAG GGATGGGTGTTCAATGTCATTCCATGGTTGGTGGCcattccctcttctctcctcagcGGATGTCTCTCTGACCACCTCATCTGTCAAG GTTTCGATACAGCCTCTGTGAGGAAGTTAATGCAG tttttttccatGGGCGTTACCAGTGTGTTTACCATTCTGCTTTGTGGAACATCCACCTTTCCCTGGGCGGTTGCTTTTGTGTCAATCACCATGGGCCTCACAACCTTTAGCCACAG cGGGGTGTCGGTAAATGTCCAGGATCTGGCCCCTTCCTGTGCCGGATCCTTGTTTG GTGTCATGAATACGTGTGGAGCTTTCTCAG GGGTCCTGATGGTGTACTTCTCTGGGTACCTGATCGAGTCGACGGGCTCCTGGGCGTCTGTGTTCTTCCTCATCACGGTGGTCAACCTCTTCGGCCTCTTCACCTTCCTGGCCTTCGCCGAGGCGCGCCGCGTGGACATCGACTCGGCCAAGCAGCGCTACAACCACATCCACATCTGA
- the LOC115542953 gene encoding glucose-induced degradation protein 8-B homolog, translating to MSYTEKPEDISREEWMEKLNNVHIQRADMNRLIMNYLVTEGFKEAAEKFRMESGIEPSVDLDSLDERIKIREMLLKGQIQEAIALINSLHPELLDTNRYLYFHLQQQHLIELIRSRETEAALEFAQSQLAEQGEESRECLTEMERTLALLAFDNPEDSPFGDLLNMMQRQKVWSEVNQSVLDYENRESTPKLAKLLKLLLWAQNELDQKKVKYPKMTDLSKGTIEDPK from the exons ATGAGTTATACTGAAAAACCAGAAGACATATCGAGGGAAGAATGGATGGAAAAACTCAACAATGTCCACATTCAGAGAGCCGACATGAACAGACTCATCATGAACTATCTGGTGACAG AGGGCTTCAAGGAGGCAGCCGAAAAATTTCGTATGGAGTCTGGAATAGAACCTAGCGTAGACCTTGATTCACTAGACGAAAGAATTAAAATAAGAGAGATGCTCTTGAAGGGACAGATTCAGGAAGCTATTGCACTCATCAACAGCTTGCATCCAGAACTGCTTGATACCAACCGTTACCTTTACTTTCACCTACAg CAACAGCACTTGATCGAGTTGATTCGTTCGAGGGAGACGGAGGCTGCTCTTGAATTCGCCCAGTCTCAGCTGGCAGAGCAGGGCGAGGAGAGTCGAGAGTGCCTGACCGAGATGGAGAGAACGCTAGCCCTGCTGGCGTTTGACAACCCCGAGGACTCCCCCTTTGGAGATTTGCTGAACATGATGCAGAGACAGAAG GTATGGAGTGAAGTAAATCAGTCAGTCCTTGACTATGAGAACAGAGAATCAACACCTAAGCTGGCTAAACTCCTAAAACTACTGCTTTGGGCACAGAATGAACTTGATCAGAAGAAAGTGAAGTACCCCAAAATGACAGACCTCAGCAAGGGAACCATCGAGGATCCAAAATGA